One segment of Calliopsis andreniformis isolate RMS-2024a chromosome 1, iyCalAndr_principal, whole genome shotgun sequence DNA contains the following:
- the LOC143177400 gene encoding PSME3-interacting protein isoform X1, whose amino-acid sequence MSSGFISEVEIAEQRRIRQQEWERVRTADQPLEAPEEPYDPRSLYERLQEQKNKRDAEYEEAHKLKNMIKGLDDDEVEFLDLVDRTKLEEERKKNLEEEKEMRDFKAAVASLQEKSLNEKLKQELKHPQIVNKNISSGSSRSSQLKLLAGVVVKRSEKQKQGGVKRKLSSDENKNMSKNEDEQVHGQAIIENLEYESGILRDTHMQNKTVMRNIGGMKCIGILPGLGPYEDSSDSDCSSDTDQDPEPNHSKYDLLGREIKIENEEILKEKS is encoded by the exons ATGAGTTCAGGATTTATATCAGAAGTAGAGATTGCAGAGCAAAGAAGGATACGACAGCAAGAATGGGAACGTGTACGAACTGCAGATCAACCATTAG AAGCTCCAGAAGAACCATATGACCCAAGATCTTTATACGAACGATTACaagaacaaaaaaataaaagggATGCAGAATATGAGGAAGCACATAAACTAA aaaatatgataaaaggTTTAGATGATGATGAAGTAGAATTCTTAGATTTAGTAGATAGAACTAAATTGGAAGAAGAACGTAAAAAAAATCTTgaggaagaaaaagaaatgCGTGATTTCAAAGCAGCTGTTGCTTCATTGCAAGAAAAATCActaaatgaaaaattaaaacaaGAATTAAAACATCCTCAAATcgtgaataaaaatatttcatctGGGAG taGTCGTTCATCACAATTAAAGTTATTAGCTGGAGTTGTAGTGAAACGCTCTGAAAAACAGAAACAAG GAGGCGTTAAGAGAAAATTATCATCTGACGAAAATAAAAACATGTCAAAAAATGAAGATGAACAAGTACATGGGCAGGcaataattgagaatttagagtaTGAAAGTGGTATATTAAGGGATACTCATATGCAAAATAAAACTGTAATGAGGAATATAGGAGGCATGAAATGTATTGGAATTTTACCTGGTCTTGGTCCTTATGAAGATTCCAGTGATAGTGATTGTAGTTCAGATACAGATCAAGATCCAGAACCAAACCATTCAAAGTATGATTTATTGGGGcgagaaataaaaatagaaaatgaaGAAATTTTAAAAGAGAAAAGTTGA
- the LOC143177400 gene encoding PSME3-interacting protein isoform X2, which produces MSSGFISEVEIAEQRRIRQQEWERVRTADQPLEAPEEPYDPRSLYERLQEQKNKRDAEYEEAHKLKNMIKGLDDDEVEFLDLVDRTKLEEERKKNLEEEKEMRDFKAAVASLQEKSLNEKLKQELKHPQIVNKNISSGSRSSQLKLLAGVVVKRSEKQKQGGVKRKLSSDENKNMSKNEDEQVHGQAIIENLEYESGILRDTHMQNKTVMRNIGGMKCIGILPGLGPYEDSSDSDCSSDTDQDPEPNHSKYDLLGREIKIENEEILKEKS; this is translated from the exons ATGAGTTCAGGATTTATATCAGAAGTAGAGATTGCAGAGCAAAGAAGGATACGACAGCAAGAATGGGAACGTGTACGAACTGCAGATCAACCATTAG AAGCTCCAGAAGAACCATATGACCCAAGATCTTTATACGAACGATTACaagaacaaaaaaataaaagggATGCAGAATATGAGGAAGCACATAAACTAA aaaatatgataaaaggTTTAGATGATGATGAAGTAGAATTCTTAGATTTAGTAGATAGAACTAAATTGGAAGAAGAACGTAAAAAAAATCTTgaggaagaaaaagaaatgCGTGATTTCAAAGCAGCTGTTGCTTCATTGCAAGAAAAATCActaaatgaaaaattaaaacaaGAATTAAAACATCCTCAAATcgtgaataaaaatatttcatctGGGAG TCGTTCATCACAATTAAAGTTATTAGCTGGAGTTGTAGTGAAACGCTCTGAAAAACAGAAACAAG GAGGCGTTAAGAGAAAATTATCATCTGACGAAAATAAAAACATGTCAAAAAATGAAGATGAACAAGTACATGGGCAGGcaataattgagaatttagagtaTGAAAGTGGTATATTAAGGGATACTCATATGCAAAATAAAACTGTAATGAGGAATATAGGAGGCATGAAATGTATTGGAATTTTACCTGGTCTTGGTCCTTATGAAGATTCCAGTGATAGTGATTGTAGTTCAGATACAGATCAAGATCCAGAACCAAACCATTCAAAGTATGATTTATTGGGGcgagaaataaaaatagaaaatgaaGAAATTTTAAAAGAGAAAAGTTGA
- the LOC143180421 gene encoding uncharacterized protein LOC143180421, with protein MADLVENQRLLAQRISRVVPNLKKRGKANLSLGMLRTAHTSISQMWADYTQGDASILTAARTEPKLRESSYIKHDEFSETQLIFMEQAGSLLDMIAALEAGPSDGENSNSTLKVSDASSLRSRAVLPKINLPTFEGHYKDWPSFRDLFTSLIRNDPTLSNVELLHYLKSCLTGDAAALLKNVKTTSDNFEVAWSKLDKRFSNLRLLVQAQIRTLNSLAPLKRESASGMRRLFDGTFDVIDALSNLGRPVTNATDWIVELTVERWDRQSRREWEDSLNQSTQPPTLEQLKTFMEGRIRTCDALESPQHDEPSESKKLPGKSIKVHLISKAGSQAKSCSLCQGRHYVLFCSLYKEKTPADRRESVRSLGLCFNCLGKHSVSECKSNKRCQKCERKHHTTLHDAASSSKDLNRTGASVQQISTRVSQLTSALLGTARVRIFDAQGQNCISRSLIDPGSEVSLISEALAQRLRVKRSHARIPLLGVGGARARFTRGKTTLLIAPHFGGEVRFEVPVYIIPELSQYGPRNQPSPAVWSHVQGLALADPACHLADPIDVLLGADAYSLILREGVKRGPPNAPVAQETALGWILTGGTVTEAVDESGNPAEVQVRHCSVDKELLEFLTRFWEQEEIEVTIPETADDRRAEEHFTETHLRQPDGRFLVRLPFRSNPEWGNSRRIACRTLESLKSRFRRSAGFQQAYAEFMESYDSLGHMTSLSHPVSGDGYYLPHHGVFREAGTTTKLRVVFNGSMPSSNGRSLNEFLLRGPNLLPNLADVLLRWRRYVFVFSADIEKMYRQILVHPEDRKWQRIVWKPTPDSTVVDYELNTVTYGLACAPYLAIRCLRQLAEMEEQRYPRGAQIIRSDIYVDDVLTGADTLPEAMLRQQELRELLTAGGFPLRKWASNSKSLLDGLASDELRGVVEWDSPTLHSVLGIKWIPSSDCFQVTTTLPPRSSGCTKRSVLSGTAQLFDPLGWMAPVTIVAKVLIQTLWLLKADWDSPLPEREALQWQQFQRQLPALEKLQVPRWLGTGRFSQSVEVHGFADASERAYAAVVYSRTFNSEGAATVSLMVAKSKVAPLKRVSLPRLELCAAHLLAKLVEHTTRVLEWQDVDLHLWSDSTVALSWIQGHPSRWSTYVANRVAKIQGLLPRARWHHVRGSENPADCASRGLLPAELSAFQLWWRGPEWLSSLDQFPESILQEEPRYDAEELNVHHMTQPRESSSSSLIRRFSSLTRLFRVLAWCRRWLPGSEREMSVITASDVHTVKLTLFRLEQAAAFSEDILNLQRNQPVAAKSRLIKLNPFLDTSGVLRVGGRIQAANLPYDQTHPAILPDESPLAKFYTAPGVLDSQRSGIDYAGPIHLRVSRGRGQQSSKGYIAVFICLSTKAVHLEAVSDGSTETFLAALRRFISRRGRCAEICSDCGRNFVGANHELRALLRQSVDRGGGPFAAASREGISWKFNPPSAPHFGGIWEAAVKSVKHHLRRIIGEQRLSFEELTTLLTGIEACLNSRPLQPLTDDPGDPAALTPGHFLIGEPLTAIPEPSLEDLPAARLSRWQLIQQLQQHFWRRWSREYLNTLQTRGKWKQNKHLIKAGFLCLVKNELLPPTQWPLARVVRVHPGPDGSIRVATVRTSTSHLLRPVHKLIPLFAPENEEKNDGGS; from the exons ATGGCTGACCTTGTGGAAAACCAACGGCTTCTCGCGCAACGGATCTCCCGCGTTGTTCCAAATCTAAAGAAGCGAGGAAAGGCCAATCTCTCTCTTGGGATGCTGCGCACCGCTCACACTTCCATCTCTCAAATGTGGGCAGATTACACTCAGGGAGACGCTTCCATACTGACTGCTGCGAGAACAGAACCCAAGTTGAGGGAGAGTTCCTACATTAAACACGATGAATTCAGCGAAACGCAACTCATCTTTATGGAACAGGCTGGATCTCTCCTAGACATGATAGCCGCTCTCGAAGCCGGTCCGTCCGATGgggaaaattcaaattcaacgtTGAAGGTCAGTGACGCCAGCTCCCTAAGGTCACGCGCGGTGCTGCCGAAAATAAACCTCCCAACGTTCGAGGGTCACTACAAGGACTGGCCATCGTTCCGAGACTTGTTTACATCTCTCATACGGAACGACCCAACGCTATCTAATGTGGAACTACTCCATTACCTAAAGAGTTGTTTGACAGGCGATGCAGCAGCCCTTCTCAAGAATGTCAAAACGACTTCGGACAACTTTGAGGTCGCCTGGAGCAAACTCGATAAGCGCTTCAGCAACCTCAGGCTCTTAGTGCAGGCACAAATTCGCACTCTCAACAGCTTAGCTCCGCTGAAGAGGGAGTCGGCTTCCGGGATGCGACGGCTATTCGACGGCACGTTCGACGTCATTGATGCGCTCAGCAACCTGGGCAGACCCGTCACTAACGCGACCGACTGGATCGTGGAACTGACCGTCGAACGCTGGGATCGCCAATCCCGTCGTGAGTGGGAAGATTCTTTAAATCAGTCGACTCAACCTCCAACGTTGGAACAACTGAAAACGTTCATGGAAGGGCGCATTCGCACCTGCGATGCGCTGGAGTCACCGCAACACGACGAGCCCTCAGAGTCCAAGAAGTTGCCAGGCAAGTCGATCAAGGTGCATTTGATATCCAAGGCTGGCTCGCAGGCCAAGAGCTGCAGTCTTTGTCAAGGGAGACACTACGTCCTTTTCTGCAGCCTCTACAAGGAGAAGACTCCCGCTGATCGAAGGGAGTCTGTTCGATCGCTCGGTTTGTGCTTTAATTGCCTAGGGAAACATTCTGTAAGCGAGTGCAAATCCAACAAGAGGTGTCAGAAGTGTGAAAGAAAACATCATACCACGCTCCATGATGCTGCCTCATCCTCCAAGGACCTCAATCGCACCGGAGCGTCGGTTCAGCAAATCTCTACACGCGTGAGTCAACTCACATCAGCTCTTCTAGGCACTGCGCGCGTTAGGATTTTCGACGCACAGGGACAGAACTGCATCTCGCGCTCGCTCATCGACCCTGGAAGTGAGGTTTCGCTAATCTCTGAGGCGCTGGCTCAAAGACTTCGCGTCAAGAGAAGCCACGCTCGCATTCCTCTTCTCGGCGTCGGAGGCGCAAGGGCGAGATTTACACGGGGAAAGACTACTCTCCTCATCGCTCCTCATTTCGGAGGGGAAGTGAGGTTCGAGGTTCCGGTTTACATTATTCCTGAACTCTCCCAGTACGGACCTCGCAACCAGCCTTCTCCTGCTGTGTGGTCGCACGTTCAAGGTCTAGCACTTGCCGATCCGGCATGTCATTTGGCAGATCCCATCGACGTTCTTCTTGGAGCTGACGCTTACAGCCTCATCCTTCGGGAGGGCGTTAAACGTGGACCGCCTAACGCTCCGGTAGCTCAGGAGACCGCTCTCGGTTGGATCCTCACTGGAGGGACAGTCACAGAGGCCGTTGATGAGTCCGGAAATCCTGCAGAGGTTCAGGTTCGTCACTGCAGTGTGGACAAGGAGCTCCTCGAATTCTTGACTAGGTTCTGGGAGCAAGAAGAAATCGAAGTCACGATACCTGAGACTGCGGACGATCGCCGGGCAGAGGAGCACTTCACTGAGACTCACCTTCGTCAGCCAGACGGCCGGTTTCTGGTACGACTGCCCTTCAGAAGCAACCCTGAGTGGGGAAACTCCCGTCGCATCGCGTGCAGAACACTGGAGTCCCTGAAGTCCAGGTTTCGCCGATCTGCAGGGTTCCAGCAAGCCTACGCGGAATTCATGGAGTCGTATGATAGTCTGGGGCACATGACGTCCTTGTCGCATCCTGTCTCGGGTGACGGATACTACCTTCCACACCACGGAGTATTTAGAGAAGCTGGCACTACGACCAAGTTGCGGGTGGTCTTCAATGGCTCAATGCCCTCCTCCAACGGAAGATCGCTTAACGAGTTCCTCCTGCGGGGTCCGAATCTACTGCCGAATCTCGCTGACGTTCTTCTGCGCTGGAGACGGTACGTATTCGTCTTCTCTGCTGACATCGAAAAGATGTATCGGCAGATCCTGGTTCACCCTGAGGACAGGAAATGGCAGCGGATCGTTTGGAAACCTACTCCAGACAGCACCGTGGTGGACTACGAACTCAACACCGTCACTTACGGCCTGGCTTGCGCTCCCTACTTGGCTATCAGATGTCTGCGCCAGCTCGCGgagatggaggagcaacgctaccCCCGGGGGGCACAGATCATCAGGAGCGACATCTACGTTGACGACGTTCTCACCGGAGCTGATACACTGCCGGAGGCCATGTTGAGGCAGCAGGAGCTGCGGGAACTCCTCACGGCGGGCGGGTTTCCACTCCGCAAGTGGGCCTCCAATTCTAAGAGCCTCTTGGACGGACTCGCTTCTGACGAACTGAGAGGAGTTGTCGAATGGGACTCTCCGACTCTTCACAGTGTTCTCGGGATCAAATGGATTCCGTCTTCTGACTGCTTTCAGGTAACCACCACGTTGCCGCCCAGGAGCTCGGGATGTACTAAGCGCTCGGTCCTCAGCGGAACAGCTCAGCTATTCGACCCTCTTGGCTGGATGGCGCCTGTAACTATTGTGGCTAAGGTGCTCATTCAAACCTTGTGGCTGCTGAAGGCCGATTGGGACTCACCTCTGCCAGAAAGGGAGGCCTTACAGTGGCAACAGTTCCAGCGTCAGCTTCCTGCGCTGGAAAAACTTCAGGTCCCTCGATGGCTTGGCACTGGCCGCTTCTCACAATCCGTGGAGGTCCACGGGTTCGCTGACGCTTCGGAGCGCGCATACGCTGCTGTGGTCTACTCTCGCACCTTCAACAGCGAGGGAGCGGCAACGGTCTCCCTGATGGTCGCCAAGTCAAAGGTAGCTCCACTGAAGCGCGTTTCGCTGCCGAGACTGGAGCTCTGTGCAGCCCATTTGCTGGCCAAACTAGTAGAGCACACAACAAGAGTGCTCGAGTGGCAAGACGTGGACCTGCACCTGTGGTCGGATTCAACGGTGGCACTAAGCTGGATACAGGGGCACCCTTCTCGCTGGTCCACTTATGTCGCTAACAGAGTAGCGAAAATCCAAGGGTTACTTCCGCGGGCCAGATGGCATCACGTCCGAGGTTCAGAGAACCCAGCTGACTGCGCTTCCAGAGGTTTACTCCCGGCCGAGCTGTCTGCCTTCCAACTGTGGTGGCGGGGACCTGAGTGGCTCTCTTCCTTGGATCAATTTCCAGAGTCAATTTTACAGGAGGAGCCCCGCTACGATGCTGAGGAGCTGAATGTGCATCACATGACTCAACCACGGGAAAGCTCATCCAGCTCATTAATTAGGCGCTTCTCTAGTCTTACACGCCTGTTCAGGGTCCTTGCGTGGTGTCGGCGATGGCTGCCTGGATCGGAAAGGGAAATGTCAGTAATAACGGCTTCAGACGTGCACACAGTAAAGCTTACCCTTTTTCGCCTGGAGCAAGCGGCGGCCTTTTCTGAagacatcctcaatctacaaaggaATCAGCCCGTGGCCGCCAAGAGTCGGCTGATCAAACTGAATCCATTCCTGGACACGAGCGGGGTGCTGCGAGTCGGAGGCCGCATACAAGCGGCTAATCTTCCCTACGATCAAACGCATCCTGCTATACTCCCAGATGAATCTCCTCTGGCTAAGTT CTACACTGCGCCAGGAGTGCTGGATTCTCAGAGATCAGGAATTGATTATGCGGGACCTATACACCTCCGGGTCAGTCGGGGGCGTGGTCAGCAGAGTTCCAAGGGATACATCGCAGTCTTCATTTGTCTATCCACTAAAGCGGTGCACCTGGAGGCTGTGTCGGATGGGTCCACCGAAACCTTCTTGGCGGCTCTCAGACGGTTCATATCTCGGCGGGGTCGTTGTGCTGAGATCTGCAGCGACTGTGGTCGAAATTTCGTGGGAGCCAATCATGAACTGCGGGCCTTACTCAGGCAATCTGTTGATCGAGGAGGTGGCCCATTCGCTGCAGCCTCCAGGGAGGGCATCTCCTGGAAATTCAACCCCCCTTCAGCTCCGCACTTTGGGGGTATCTGGGAGGCTGCTGTCAAATCTGTGAAGCATCACCTTCGCAGAATCATCGGGGAACAGCGTCTTTCTTTTGAGGAGCTGACCACGCTACTGACTGGCATCGAGGCttgcctcaattctcgacctttgCAGCCATTAACTGACGACCCTGGGGATCCAGCAGCCCTAACTCCAGGGCACTTTCTGATAGGAGAACCACTCACCGCCATACCAGAGCCCAGCCTCGAGGACCTACCAGCAGCCAGGTTATCTAGGTGGCAGCTTATTCAGCAACTTCAGCAGCACTTTTGGAGGCGGTGGTCTCGGGAGTACTTGAACACACTTCAAACCAGGGGCAAATGGAAACAAAACAAGCACTTAATCAAGGCTGGATTTCTATGTCTTGTGAAAAACGAGCTTTTACCTCCCACTCAGTGGCCTCTTGCTCGTGTTGTTCGGGTGCACCCGGGACCAGACGGTTCCATTCGAGTAGCAACGGTGCGTACGTCCACTTCACATCTTCTCAGACCGGTGCACAAACTGATCCCTCTGTTTGCACCTGAAAACGAGGAGAAGAATGATGGAGGATCCTAG